The following DNA comes from Schistocerca piceifrons isolate TAMUIC-IGC-003096 chromosome 3, iqSchPice1.1, whole genome shotgun sequence.
ttcacaacgctggcgccatgattccatggcaacggcgaaggcttctttaggagtctgttttgaccactggaaaatcgctgaggcaatagcagcacggctggtgaatgtgcggccacggagagtgtctttcgttgttggaaaaagccaaaagtcactaggagccaggtcagatgagtagggagcatgtggaatcacttcaaagtagttatcacgaagaaactgttgcataacgttagctcgatgtgcgggtgcgttgtcttggtgaaacagcacacgcgtagcccttcccggacatttttgttgcagtgcaggaaggaatttgttcttcaaaacattttcgtaggatgcacctgttaccgtagtgacctttggaacgcaatgggtaaggattacgccctcgcagtcccagaacatggacaccatcattttttcagcactggcggttacccgaaatttttctggtggcggtgaatctgtgtgcttccattgagctgactggcgctttgtttctggattgaaaaatggcatccacgtctcatccattgtcacaaccgacgaaaagaaagtcccattcatgctgtcgttgcgcgttaacattgtttggcaacatgccacacgggcagccgtgtggtcgtccgtcaacattcgtggcacccacctggatgtcacttttcgcattttcatgtcgtcatgcaggattgtgtgcacagatcccacagaaatgccaactctggaggcgatctgttcaacagtcattcggcgatcccccaaaacaattctctccactttctcgattatgtcgtcagaccggcttgtgcgagccagaggttgtttcggtttgttgtcacatgatgttctgccttcgttaaactgtcgcacccatgaacgcactttcgacacatccataactccatcaccacatgtctccttcaactgtcgatgaattgcaattggtttcacaccacgcaaattcagaaaacgactgattgcacgctgttcaagtaaggaaaacgttgccattttaagtatttaaaacagttctcattctcgccgttggcggtaaaattccatctgccgtacggtgcttccatctctgggatgtattgacaatgaacgcggcctcattttaaaacaatgcgcatgtttctatctctttccagtctggagaaaaaaaatcggatgccttagaacttgaatgcacctcgtaattcggccttccttcatttcggccggcacgtcactccctcgcatcacttcattgagaacatctgtGAATGCGTGTCCGATTATGAGACAGaaactctcataaaattcccgtGGCAAACCATCAGGGCCAGCGGATTTATTCGATGGTGTGTCAGAAATCAGTTCAAGAAATCCGTGTGgagcaaaatcgtgtacgaccGCCGAGTTCTCCGCAGGCGTGACTACGGTGGTCAGAGCACGCACGATATCGCCGCTGTCATCACCATATgtatcgcattgcgagtacagatccgtgaagtaccggtaaactgcagtaagaatatcactctgtcgggtcaaacggagtctatcatctgtgtccagctccccgataaaagctcgcttgcgattggcacgatgttttatgaggtgatacagcgatgcaagttcgtcctcttgaagcgattttgctttagatctgatcttCAGTTCATCAAACTGCGTTcgctttatgcctataagcttcgcctttatttgtttgatggtcgtcagctgcgtgttggttggtgatgtagtcgcatacaactctcgcagaactgtctggtaaaagtatgaaggctttcacgaccggatgacatatcttctggtaaaccttccgggatgtaaggtcgtggtccatgaaactcttcagctcctaacgtttcgtccaatgcttcgctggacatcttcagaggggtgtttctcctccggtgagtcttgccgactgacaggtcggacgtctgagagcgacttatgtatcgtagaaagtgggcgtgaccagagttacacatgatatgcagagataacctttgtcagagataaaacttaactatcgatcgtaatctcgtcacggataaaactgtctagcaattctgtagtcctactgtccaaatatcactaagtttcatggtctcttctttccgattaaaattatccctatgtatatatatttcaattgcttctctacaaagccgtgggtaatagttcgtcgtcgtagataaaatttttgtttcggaagacttcacttgatgatttcctggctgaaaagcgtgttctgctacagcctaatcggcaaagacttctgtaaagcgtaaatacacggttaaaagaacacagaagtctttgccaattaggaaaaacagataaattggctgtagcagaacacgcttttcagccaggaaatcatcaagtgaagttttccgaaacaaaaattttatctacgacgacgaactattacccacggctttgtagagaagcaattgaaatatataaacataggaataattttaatcggaaagaagagaccatgaaacttagtgatatttggacagtagcactacagaattgctagacagttttatccgtgacgagattacgatcgatagttaagttttatctctgacaaaggttatctctgcatatcatgtgtaactctggtcacgcccactttctacgatacataagtcgctctcagacgtccgacctgtcagtcggcaagactcaccggaggagaaaaacccccctgaagatgtccagcgcagctctggacgaaacgttaggagctgaagagtttcatggaccacgaccttacatcccggaaggtttaccagaagatatgtctgGTAAAAATCAGTTGTGCGTTTGACATCTTGCACCCGTTGCCAACTGTAGTTTCTTAAGGATAATCGCATTTACCGTTTGATCACAACATTATACCAGGCtatcttgctcggatatctgcagcattgcttgagacaatccgcccatgtcgtggagatgacatctcGTAGCTCGGCATCGGCGAGAAGAGAAACATTTAGGCTCCACAGAATCCTATgccatttagtatgctgtttggcTAGATTTATCGTGACATAGAGGGCGCAGTGGTCGGAGAGActagccggaatgacatcggcACCCGGAACATGTTGGTAAATGTTCCCAGAGGTGTACAAACGGTCTACGCGGCTACATGCGGTGGTGGTCAggtaggaaattttagttcccacgcatccttcagttgcaggtgacgcaccagatcatgtagttccctacagtaattaaagtttggcgattgatgtttcctgtggatcacacagttaaaatcaccactaattatcaactgggttgGGTAGCGGCGTAACAAGTAGATGAAGTCTTGTTTAAAGAAGTTGGCTCTTTCTGATTTTAGGGTCGTTCCAGGTGGAGCATATATATTGACGAAGGTGACGTCAAAAATTTGGCACGCTATGCCTCTACCGGAGTCCAACATTTCGATATTGCTCACTGGGATTCGGTCTCGTGATAAAATGGCCGTACCTGTACCCCCGCCCGCCGCGGTGTTTACATttgttgcaaatcctgatacatgaaaacttaagatagACACTGTATCAGAACTATATCAGCTtcggactcatagataaactgctgtagcattgctaattttaaatctgtcctaactctgttaatgttcagggacaaaaagttctaggggactgatgacctcagaagttaagtcccatagtgctcagagccatttgaaccatttttttttcagggaCAAAAACTTATAAACTTGACTCATGATCGTTAGAGACGTGGGTGTTGGGAAGCGTaggaagcccagtccatctcaccgtcggacttCAAACCTACATCCTCAGGTTTTGTACCGGTTTTTGCGCTGACTTTACTTTTTGACTTACTTCCACCCACGGAGTCAtttggtttaactttattttgccgtCGCACAGTCGCCCGAAGTGTCATAGAAGACGGCGGAGTCGGCGAGTCttggctgtaagcagtatgtgaaagtccttgcttcggaacgggTGACGGCAAGTCCGAAGATGCGGCTTCAGTAGGCTCGCTGTGTTTGTTTGGAGCCGCACTAGCTGTCTGTATACAGCTTTCCCGTTCCTCGCGTTGTTTGGAAGCAGTTCCGTGGTGGCGGGTGTTTTTGTTGTGCTCTACACCGCGTGCATCATCCCCTCCGTTTACGATTTGCAGTTGGCAGACTGCCGCTTCTTGTGTGTTGACCACCTGTGAGGAGTCGAGAAGCGGCGTCggaacggattgctgtaaacactcgactgcactcgtattgacagtttctgcgtcgGGAGTTCCAATGTGAATTTGGCGGGTCGTAACTGAGCCATCCGAATTATGCGTGTGCTGTGTGGCCCGTGACTCCGCGTCATCGACTTAATTTTTTACTACCTGGTCGCCGGCGGCACTACCGTCACTAGTACAGCGACGTTTGTTACCAACAGATATTGCAACACCAGCGGCTAAGGGGTGACTGGCCACGGGTTTCTGAGGTAAGGGTGGGAAGGTGCCGGTACCGAGATCGTTGTCCTCCGACACAGATGCACTTGGTTGGGAGTCAATCACAGAAggcgtctgattttgagttaggacatcagccaatgttgatctctgtcgttgttgcagattgtttcgatGTACGACAACGCGCCCCTGGGCAATCATCTCCTAAATGGCCACTCGTGTTGcagataaaacaagtgcctacttgtccatcgtaaaagacatgagccttataaccacagaccattatataggatgggatattgactttaacggcTATATCAACTGAGCGAACCCCACTATAACTTTGGAGTTTGTGACGGCTCGAACATTTTTCGTTTCTAATTtgtcggatgtcaccgtatttggcgaggacatctctaagaaaacaattctcaacatcaggtggcaaattgaacactcgccggccgcggtggccgagcggttctaggcgcttcagcccggagccgcgcgactgctacggtcgcaggttcgaatcctgcctcgggcatggatgtgtgtgatgtccttagcttagttaggtttaaatagtgctaagttctgggggactgatgacatccgatgttgggtcccatagtgctcagagaggaaactgaacactcgcacttgtttataGTCAATGTCAGCGTTAGTTATTGACACTGTACTCACCGACTGCTCACGATGCCGGAACTCTGCTTTCCCACAGTATTCCCCAAAATTTTCTACAGTTGTATCTGGTCTAAAAACTTCATAAAGAATCAGTATTCTGCCATGTACTGTGTGGACCTGGTCGGACGTGATGCCAATAATACCTACTATCCAGTCATGGTtttctagagaactcggttgcacattcctggaagatttctgaaatgcaaaacacagggtattcttccgggagccataactgcactatatgagcGGCCGAGACCGTTGTATGTGAATTAAGAAGCATGTGAACGACGGTAGTGAAGAAAcactgagaatatcacaggtcacaatTCAAGAATTTCTATAAACACGGCTTGCGGCGCTACGACTACGCGGAAGTACCGACACTTCTGGtcgctgtcgcgtcccaagcggaaataagtcctgcgaaccttgcagaactagcactcctgaaagaaaggatattgcggagacatggcttagccacagcctgggaaatgtttccggaatgagattttccttCTGCAGCAGAGTTTATCGATAAGTTCGTCGTTTCCTGCTTACATTATGTGATCTTGCTTTTCAGAATACTGCTATGTGTTTTTAACGTCGAAAGTAATTAGCAACTGtcggggaatatatatatatatatatatatatatatatatatatatatatatatatatatatatagctgagaGCACCATAAGAATGTCCTATTACTGACGTGTCTGTCTAAGCGATAAATATCTCACGGCGAAAAATATAAACAATAAAGTGAACCTCAATTCAAAGGCATTCCTTGTGGACATGGTTAATGCCATTAGTTGTATCAGTACTTTAGGTTGTCTATTGAACTTCTCAGCGTTGAACTTTGACTGCCATTATATATTTGAGAACCGATAAGTAACTGTAGTACTCACTAAAAGGATTTACGTCTTCTCAGcaggaaaaaatggttaaaatttttAGAATATCTTGAAGTATGTGTAATATTATTTTACCTTGCCCTGTAGGAACCATGGAGAGAATTGTCAGCAACGTAATCTGATAGAAGATTGTCACCTGGCAATTTATTTCCGTCTATACAATTCTTTTATAAGATGCACTGCTTTACACTAATTTTACCAACTACTTGCCTTATAAGTGAATGGGATTTGCATTCTTCTGGTTGCACATAATGTAAATGTTGCAAAGGTTCCTTACCACAGCCGTTTCAAGAGGCGTAATTAATTTTGCTCTatggttggttggctctgagcactatgggattcaactgctgaggtcattagtcccctagaacttagaactagttaaacctaactaacctaaggacatcacaaacatccatgcccgaggcaggattcgaacctgcgaccgtagcggtcttgcggttccagactgcagcgcctttaaccgcacggccacttcggccggctttgctcTATGCATTTGAATGGCACACAACAGGCAACGTAAGATGTCTGTCCAGTGTTACGCGTCCCGATGTGACGCATAAACAGTACTGCTGATAACGAGAAATAGCGGAACTACCACAGTAAAGATAAAGTGTATAAAGTGATTTTACGTCTGTGACACTAAGCAGAACAACAACACATATACACGACTAACAACTACGAGATACTTCTTAATGAAGCTGTCACTTCAGGATCTCATACCAGTAGAGGCTGCTCGGATTATTGACAATTACTCATTGTGTGGAACTGACCGCCAAACACGACAAACGGTGCTACTCGCTAGACAGGCCACGCCCAAGGAGGACCTCCGCAGCTGCCGGATACTGCGTGGTCATTCCACACGGACTCCATGCAGGTCAGTCGGTACCGTATAAAAGGCGGCAGCTGCCTTGTCAGAGACACatttcagcagcagcaacagcagcggccACAGACCACCATGAACACCCTGGTGAGTACTAACAAGTATGTGACCTCTGATTGCACTAGGGACTTAAGTTCACTGTCATAAAGTTCTTTGGACCAGTAGCAACCAAATAATTTAGCACACAACACAGAAGTATTATGGTATTGCGTGATAGATACAATAAAATCCAAAATATAATATACGGCGTACCTTAAACTTCAAGAGAAAACTATTTGGTGATAATTAATATTAAGAGTATTTGCTACTAGTGAACTGTATCTCACCCAAAATACCAGTAACATTCGCAAAACGCAGTACGATATTTTCTATATTCTACACATTTCTCTCGTAGCAGTAGCTCTCGAGCTCCCTGTCAGCTATCGTATTAAATTTTTGGTTGTTGTACTGCTGTGATTAACTTCATAAGTTTTCTCTCGAGTGACGAATTATGAGGTAATGGGATTCTGAATTAACGTCGCGATATATTTTTCAGATCAATATAGCAGTTTCAAGTTACTGTAAATTATATGGTGGAGAACACCTTAGAGTGATGGGTAGGTTTATATGAACAGTAAGAATCCTAAAAAGTAGTTCCCAAAGatgtaacagataaaatgaaagtATTAATTTGACTATTCTCGAGTATTCAACCGCTCTGATCAACAAAGCATTCCGAGAACGTATTTAGCTATTATTAACAGACGTTTCCTGACGTTATTAGCTGTTGGAGGAGAAGCATCCGAGAAGGCATCAGACATGAACAGCACTACAGAAATTGCTGTATGTGGTGACAAGCGTAGGAAATATTAGATTTTTAGATATAAAAACAGATTGTTGAAATGACCTGATCATATCTAAGACGTCGACAGCAGTTATCCAGGACAGACTTACCTCCACCTGACTATTAAACTGCTGTAAGTATAGAAAATGACTGGAAGTCATAAAAATGCAATCTTTGATTAAATAATTGATGCAGTAATAAATCAGTTGCAGgttatatgcgattgcagtctttctcgacgtattccactgatgaattcttctcgagttatcagccgagtggtggtgtcgtcttgtcgcaacgttccAATGAGATTCGCACGCATCATTCGCCCGTCATtaaccagaagatgatgggtacgaaactcattgaaaggttgcgacaagacgacaccaccactcggctgataacccgagaagaattcatcagtagtTACAACTTGTACCACAAACGAATACATACACAcgaacacacatacacagacactctCACTCActgtttctctccctctctctctctctctctctctctctctctctctctctctctctgacacacacacacacacacacacacacacacacacacacacacacttacataaaACAAACACAACTGAATGTGAATAATAATTCTTCAAAACCATTGATTGATATCAATTAATCTTTTTGCCAGATCGTCCTGAGCGCCGTCCTCGCAGTAGCAGTGGCCACCCCCGGCTACCTGGGTGCCGCCCCCGCTGCAGTAGTAGCGCCggccgcctacgccgcccccgcagtGGTCGCCGCCCCCGTCCACCCTGGATACGCCGCCTACGGCCCCGCCCCCATCGCCGTCCGCTCTGACGGCTACCTGCTGGACACCCCTGACGTGGCTGTGAACAAAGCCGCCCACCTGACCGCCGTCGCCCAGACGAGGGCCCGCGACGCCATCATCAACGGCGCCGCTGTGCTGGCTGCCCCCGCCGTCGCCGCCCCCGTGGCTTACGCCGCCCCCGGAGCCCTCGCAGCCGCCGCCCACCTTCACGCCAAAGCTGCTCTGCTGGGTTGAAATGTCCTCCTGCGGTTGGGTATATGAACAACGTACTCGAAGTTGCATCAAGTCATGGTACCTGTATATTTTTTCATTGAAATaaatcatctctcagtatatgtaACGTTCTACTTCTTTTCCCTTTTGTCAGTCTAGTTAAACATTCTCGTTCCTCATTATAATTTCactgatatcgatttgttgtagaattatggaacgtatTTTGTGCTCGGACATTATgtcctttctagactctgagaagctcgtctgcagaaaccagcacggtttcaggaaacagcggtcatgcgggacacagctggccctctttgagcATGACATACAACAAGCACTAGATATTGGCTCGCAGGTTGTTGCTATATTTCTCGTAAAGGCGTTAGACTCAGTTCCGCATTGCCGCTTCCTCCAATAAGTGGGCGCTTAcgatctatccgatgacatatgcggttggatagaaagttttctaacagacatcgGGCAGTATGTCGTCCACAAGGGggtgacttcaacaaaaacaagcgtAACttatggtgtgccccagggcagcgtaataggtccactgctttttacgatttacataaacggtctggttgatggtattgacaacggcattagaccgttttccgatgatgctgtaatctacaggaaagttgtgaacgaatcaatgaggatttgcagaaaataaatgcgtggtgtaatgactggcacttatctctcaatattagtaagtgtaacctactgcgtataacaagaggAAAATCCCCATCAAtatacaagtacaaaataaatgcccagtctttggaagctgtaacatccgtcaagtattggggtgtgactattcgaaatgatctcatatggaatgatcagattacataagtaacgggcaagacgaactctagattgcggtttattgttatAATCCCGAAGCGATGTagcccttcaacaaaggaaattgcttacaatgcgttagttcgtccagtattagagtacTGCTCGTcggtatgggacccttatcagttgggtctgattcaagagattgggaaggtccaaagaacagcggcaagattcgttactggtacatttaaccatcgcgagagcgttacacatttcatagaaagtttgaagtgggacacatttgcagatagacggcgcgctaaacggaaggggctgctcactaaattccgaaatccgatcttcgccgaggatatacagcatgtattattaccaccaacttccaaatcgcgcaatgatcaccattcaaagataagggaaattagagctcgtactgagccgTTCAGAGAGTCGTTTATCCGTCGCGCGGCCCGCGAGTGAACAGAGGGGGGGGAATATGATTTTCACgaaaattgtgccctccgccacacaccgcttggtgtccagcagagtatatatgtaaataTGTAGATATATAGAACGTTACGTCTCTAAACTATCTCGCGGCCACAGCCAGAATACGCGTCCTGTTAATGATATTCGGTAGACGGGACAAATTACGGGACTTAATTTCCACTGATTCAATCAGTAACGTTTATTGAAGCACGTGGGTAACTTCACTACATTGGTTCACAAGTGGAATCAGTCTAAATAAGGGTCAGCAATCTCGCTTTGGCGAGCAAGATGTAGTGTAGGACTCCAGCTACTATCAGAAAGATTCAGAGCCTGGTTTGGAATATATACACTGCTTTGGAGTTCATGCAATGCTTTCGACTGGCTCCTAGCAACTTCCGCCACTAAAATGTGCGACAACAAAACAGAAGCACCATTTTACGTGTATAAGGGAAGAGTCACACAAAAACACTGAACTTAAATTTTCACGGAACAAATATAATTTATTGAGTAGAATGAATACTTCATTTTCGCTTTTCGAGCAAACTCATCTTCAGAACCTCAGTGGAGGTAAGGAGCTTCAGACACAGGATAGGGCGTCACGTACAAGTAACCAGTTTCAGAGTAACAACTCGAAACGCGTAAATAAAGTTGATTTTCTGAACATCAAATGACTAGAATTTTTCTTCTGCGGCTAGAACGGTAGTgtataagtaaaaaatttaaaatttacagaATAATTGCATGCGTGTTGCGTGACTTTATGTCACACCTCAAATTCAAAGAAAACCTTGCGATGTCGGTCTCGTTTACTAAAGGCCACTGCCTCGCTAACTAAGGTTCTCTACAGCCTAATTTAAGGTCTCTGCCTAGTGAGTGTGTCTCATAGAAACACTCatctacactgaaggaaaaaaatacgCAAGATCAAgaatgagttgtgcgacataaacaaaagatgGTTGCcgtgtctgaaagatgatgtctattcagatttcgcgtgaGTCGCATAAGAGTTGCGCTAGTAGCTTCACTTTGAGAATAAAAATCAGATTCGCTTTAAATTCTTGCTGCAATTATCGTGAGcttcagttacctttgagactggacttgTATCGCGTAACTTATTTGttttgaaaagagagaaaaaaactgaTCCGTTAATTTGAAATTAAAATGTTTGATTAAAGAAAATCTCTTTTACATTCATTAAAACCCACGGCTAAGTTTTCTCATGGCCAGAATCTTGCCATTGCCAGATATATCATGCatattccaacgtgaagacatccgtcttactcacgTTGGATAAAAA
Coding sequences within:
- the LOC124789208 gene encoding cuticle protein 38-like; translation: MQVSRYRIKGGSCLVRDTFQQQQQQRPQTTMNTLIVLSAVLAVAVATPGYLGAAPAAVVAPAAYAAPAVVAAPVHPGYAAYGPAPIAVRSDGYLLDTPDVAVNKAAHLTAVAQTRARDAIINGAAVLAAPAVAAPVAYAAPGALAAAAHLHAKAALLG